agagagagagagagatagagagagagatagagagagagagagagagagagagagagagagagagagagagagagagagagagagagagagagagagagagagagagagagagagagagagagagagagagagagagagagagagagagagaataaaaacctcAGGGTCACAGCGCGCGGGAGGGTGGTCATGGAGAGGCCGGGAAACACCTCCTGTTCGAATTCCcttcgagagggagagggaacggggcagggatggggaacggggaagggagggggaacggggaaggagggcgggggaacGGGGTAGGGAGGTGGAactggggaagaaggaaggggaggagagagaacaggggaagggggagggaagttggatggaagagggatggagaggggagaagaggggagagggaagaggggagaggagaggggagaggggagaggggagaggagaggggtggaggtggaacgggggagagaggagggacgatgggagggacgaggggtgaggaggggagatgaggggggaggcgAGCAGCTGTTTCCTGGACTCCGGCTTTTCAGACAATTCCTCCTCGATCacagtaggggggaaggaggagcaagaggaggaagggaaaggaagggaaggaaagaaaggaggaagggaggagaagggatgggggggaagggggagaggaatgtgtacacgtgtgtgtgtgtgtgtgtgtgtgtgtgtgtgtgtgtgtgtgtgtgtgtgtgtgtgtgtgtgtgtgtgtgtgtgtgtgtatgtgtgtgtgtatgtgtgtgtgtatgtgtgtgtgtgtgtgtgtgtgtgtgtgtgtgtgtgtgtgtgtgtatgtgtatgtgtatgtgtatgtgtatgtgtatgtgtatgtgtatgtgtatgtgtatgtgtgtgtgtgtgtgcgggagggagggagggagggagggagggagggagggagggagggagggagagagggagggagggagggagggagggagggagggagggagggagggagggagggagggagggagggagagagagagagagagagagagagagagagagagagagagagagagagagagagagagagagagagagagagagagagagagaggagagagagagagagagagagagggggggggggggaggcgtgacaGACAGGGCGTAGTATGACAGGCGGGGTGATGGAAGAGGTGCGTGAGCGTCACGAGAGAGACTTAcggaaaaaagaaatggagaaaggaggataagaaacatgacggagagaaaagaagggaagagggaagaaaaaaaataaaaataagagaaagatgaagaaaacagaaagttgaaaggagaggaggagaagagagaaattgaaaagaggagatagaagaaggaagaggagaacaacTAAGGCGAAATTAtgataagaggaaaggaaattgaaGACTGAAGGCGAAGTGAGAACACAAAAGGAAAGGTAAGAAATCATCAGGactaataaatacatgaataggatgaggaggaaatgaaaagaaacacgaaacaaagaacggaaaagagagaaattgaattaCTGCAATACAATACACAGAAAAGATTGCCCTCACAATCCTTCTAGTTGCTTGGGGGTTACTGTAGGCGCGCTGGGCATAATGAAGTTGTTGGGGCATTTTGAAGGCGCTGGGCGTATTAAAGGCTGTTAGGGTATGgcagggatggggttgggggtcaTAGTGGGATACTTAGCTAAAGTGAAGCGTTTGGCATGCCCTCGGACGTTGCGAAGGCGTTACTACAATCCTAACCAAAACCAATgcctcttttatctctgtcttgtctgtctgtgggtctatctgtctctgaaaaaaaagaaatcaagatgGAAGCCCCAAATGCATCTCTCCAGCCTGCACTGACCTGCTCGGAGTCGGAGTCGTGCGAGAACTCGTCTTGCGTCGGCGGGTGCACGTCCTGGCTTCCTTCTTGTTCCCCGGTGTTctctgtgttttctgtgtgttcgTCGCCCGAATCCAGGGCGCCCACGCCTACAAGGCCGCCCATACGCGGCACCACCCCGACGCCAAGGGGCGCCGGGGGCTCACGGTGCGTCCGGGGCGCCACGGCGCGGAAGGCTCCGCGGTGGTGCTCCGACGGGTAGATGTTGCCGTAGCGCGTGAGGTTGTTCTCCGAGGCGTGCAGCAGGCGCGCCAGCGGCGTCAGAGGCACGTGCCGCAGACGGTCTAGCCCGTGGTCGCTCTCGGAACCGTCGCGGAAGCTACTGCCGCACCCACCGCTGGCCAGAGGTCCGCCCACGCCGTCGCTGGTGGACGAGTCCCGCAGGTCCTCGAGGGACCGCGTGTAGGACCTCTCGGAGGGCGCCCGAGGACGCAGCGGGGACAGGGCGCCGCCCAGAGGCAGCTGCGGCACTCCGAACACCTTCGGGGACAATTTAATCGAGAGCTCAAGGTCCAACGTCTCCTGGGCGGAGGCCGTgacggtgggcgtgggcgggctgGCTTTGGTGGTGGCGGGCGAGAAGGCGCGGACGCTGAGCGGGTGGATGCCGCCCGTGTCGGACTCCCGCCGGTTGATCTTCTGCGACACTTTGACGAGATGCTCCTGCTTGTGCTGCAGGTATTTGTGCATGGAGTGGCGCATAGAGGCCACGTGCACGGGCGTGTCGCTGCTGCTGAGGAAGCCCGGCGAGCGCTCGAAGCCCACGGGGTCCGGCATGGCGCGCACGGTTAAGCGCCCCGTCTCCGGCGTGGCGCTACAGTCCGCCACAGGGGTCTTGGTGGCGCCCCGGTCGCGCGCCAGCCGCGTGTCGTCGGTGATGCTGGTGCGGCCGTCCACGCCGCTCGTCCGCCCGTCGTGCAGGCCGGCCCGTACCTCGTCCTCCAGCGCCGCCCGCAGGTCGTCCGTGATGCTGGTACGACCGTCCACGAGGCTGGCCCGGCTCTCGGCCAAGCTTGCCCGCAGGTCACTCAGCCGTTTCGCGTCACTCACGCTCACTCGCAGGTTATCCACATTGCCCAACACTTTGTCTGTCACACTCACTCGCAGGTGGTCATTCACGTTGGCACGCACGTTATCCAGTAACTTGGCACTGCTGTTCTCACTCGCACTCACTAACAGCTTCTCGCTCGCGATGGCACGGAGGTTATTGGCACTGGAAGGGTTAAAGTCGTTGATATTGGCACGTAAGACGTTGGCACTCAGACTGTTCGCGATACTGTCGGTGACGGAGGCGCTGACACCGCCGCCGTAGCCCGCCGTGATGCTGCCACGGAGGTTGTCGAGGTGCACGCGGTGCGTCTCCAGATTGGAGCGGAAGTTGTCCGTGCTGCTCGGCCGCAGGTTGTCCAGGTTGGCCCGGTGGCTATCTAGGTTGACCCGCAGGTTATCCATGTTGGACCTGTGGTTGTCCAGGCCCCGGTGACTGTCCATGTTCCCTCTGTGGTTATCTAAGTTCCCTCTGTGACTGTCTATGTTTCCTCGGTGGATATCTATATTGCCCCGGTGGTTGTCCATATTCCCCCTTAGGTTATCCATATTCCCTCTGTGATTATCCATATTTCCTCTATGGTTATCCATATTCCCTCGGTGGTTATCCATGTTTCCCCTTTGGTTTTCGATATTCCCTCTGTGGTTGTCGATGTTTGACCTGAGGTTATCGTTGAGGTTGGCCCGGAGGTTGCTCACCAGCTGGAAGTTCTGAATGCGCATGCGCTGGTTGTCGTCCACCTCGACGACGAAGACGCGGTcgttgtggtggtagtggtgtccGCCGTCGTCCCTGAAGCCAATGCCGGAGTCAGAGTTGGAGGAGTTGGAAGAAGTGTTGGAGTGCTGGGGCGACATCTGCGCCTCCACGTCGATGAGCCCGGGCGCGCCGGTGTCCAGGTGGAACCCCACCCGGTTGCGGTACAGGCTCATGATGGAGTGCAGAATCGGGTCGGCCGAGTCGGGGAACTCCTGGCAGTGCGGCGCGTCGGGGTGCGGCGTGCACTCGAGGCGGAAGTTCTTGGCCCTGCGCGCGTGGTCGGCGTGCTGCACCATGCGCGGGTCCACCATGAACACGTGGCACGACGACGACACGCTGCCCCCGTCCTGGCTGCCGTCGCTAAGCTCGTCGCCCGACGCGCCGTGCACCGTCACCAGGCCGAAGAACTTCTTGTCGTCTGCGTACACGCCGCAGAAGGTGATGCGCTCGGCCGGGTACTGCGCCAGCGTGAGGCCGTGCGGGCTGGTGAGCACCACGCGCTCCGTGAACACCGACATGAGCACCAGCGTGTGCACCTTCTTCTCGATGCGCAGTCGCCGGATGCAGTTCCTGATGGCAGCCAGCCTGGAGCCACCCTGGGGCTCCTTGGGCATCTCGATGGTGCCCAGGTAGCCCACCACGGCGCGGTACAGGGCCTCGCCCAGGTCGTTGGGCGCCGCCTGCTGCTGCAGCTCCGCCAGGGTCGGATACAGGAGCTTGTTGATTTCCTGCTCCGTCAGCACGCTGTACGCCTCCTTTCCGGAGCCGCTGGGCAGCTCCACGCCGACCCACATGCCCGAATGCTGTTGCTGGGACTGCTGAAGCTGCTGCTGAACCGGGGACTGCTGACGCTGTGGCTGCTGCGGGTGCAACTGCTGCTGGTGAAGGAGCTGCTGTTGACTATGCTGCTGCTGtaaatgctgctgctgttgtaaatgctgttgctgttgctgcagaTGTTGCTGcaggtgctgttgttgttgttgttgctgctgctgtaagtgctgctgctgttgctggtggtggtgctggtggtgcgCAAGCTGACTCACGGTCTCCGGCGGGAGGTTCTGCGGGTGGTGCCTCAGCTTGGCCTTCGGCGACTTGTCCTTCTTCTTGACCACGTGTCTGGGCCGCGGCGggtgctcctgctgctgctgcgacTGCTGcttctgttgctgctgctgctgctgctgctgttgctgctgctgctgttgttgttgctgttgctgctgctgttgctgttgttgctgttgctgtggcTCCTTCATGGGCCGTGGCGTCCTTGTGACCTGCCGCGCCTCCGCCATGACCAGCTGGATCTGGTCGGGGCGCAGGCGTGTGGGCGACGTCGAGGAGGGCACGCCGGCAGGGCCCCCGTCGCCGCCGCCCAGGCCTTCGGGCACGGGGGACACCGACGTGGAGACCGTGAGTCCCTTGGGCGTGGGCGTAAGCGGCGCCTTGGGCGGGAAGGCGGACTCGGGCCAGGCGTCGCGGTCGGACAGCAGCGCCGCCTCGCCCAGGTGGATGGCCGTGTGCTCGCTGAAGATGGCCCCGCTCTGCAGGTCGCGCACCACCTTTTCTGCGCGTGTCTGCTGGTTCTTGTGGCGCAGGCGGTTCGGGTACTTGGGCTTCGGCCGGTTCACCGTGACGAACTCGTCGTCCGAGCTGTCCGAGTAGTAGTTCTCGGCGATCTGCAGCTTGAGCAGCTTGGACAGGCCGATGAGGCGCGCCACGTCATCGTGCGGCGCCTTGCTCACGTTCTGACTGTTGACGGCGATGAGGTAGTCGCCAGGGCGCAGGCCGGCGCGCTCGGCGGGGCTGCCCGGCACGATGCACGACAGGATGCACGGCGCCTGCCCGCTGATGGTGAAGCCGAAGCCGTTCTTGCCCTTCGTGATCTCCACCGTGCGGACCCCATAGCTGGGCCGCTTCTTCCGCCGCCGGTTATTGTGCATGGCTCCCTTATGGCACTGCTATGGCACGCTGCAAGGAAACAAACACCAACTTTAATTAAATCAAAACCATAGAAAGGTTACAGTATATATGATATTCGCATAATGCatgattaaattatttttttccccaactttAATGATATGATACCTCTCCTTCCATAaccataaaacacaaaacaaaaatcaccCCCGCACACAGGCCAGGAGCCTCCGCCCTATTCATTACAAGACCCTCATTTCACTCGAGGGTtgaggcgagggtgaggctgagggtgaggcgaggatgaggcgaggatgagtcgagggtgaggcgacggtgaggcgacggtgaggcgacggtgaggcgacggtgaggcgacggtgaggcgagggtgaggcggagtgaggcgagagtgaggctgagagtgaggcgagggtgaggcgacggtgaggcgagggtgaggctgagggtgaggcgagggttgaggcgagggtgaggctgagggtgaggcgagggttgaggcgagggtgaggcgagagtgaggctgagagtgaggcgaggtgaggcgaggatgagtcgaggtgaggcgagagtgaggctgagagtgaggcgagagtgaggctgagagtgaggcgaggatgagtcgagggtgaggcgagggtgaggctgagggtgaggcgagggtgaggcgacggtgaggcgacggtgaggcgacggtgaggcgacggtgaggcgacggtgaggcgacggtgaggcgacggtgaggcgagggtgaggcgagggttgaggcgagggtgaggctgagggtgaggcgagggtgaggctgagggtgaggcgagggtgaggcgaggatgaggcgaggatgaggcgaggatgagtcgagggtgaggcgagggttgaggcgagggtgaggtgagggtgaggcgagggtgaggcgagggtgaggcgacggtgaggcgacggtgaggcgagggtgaggctgagggtgaggcgagggtgaggcgagggttgaggcgagggtgaggcgacggtgaggcgacggtgaggcgacggtgaggcgagggtgaggcgagagtgaggctgagagtgaggcgaggtgaggcgagggtgaggctgagggtgaggcgagggttgaggcgagggtgaggcgacggtgaggcgacggtgaggcgacggtgaggcgagggtgaggcgagagtgaggcgaggatgaggcgagggtgaggcgacggtgaggcgacggtgaggcgacggtgaggcgagggtgaggcgagggtgaggcgacggtgaggcgacggtgaggcgacggtgaggcgacggtgaggcgacggtgaggcgagggtgaggctgagggtgaggcgaggtgaggcgaggatgagtcgaggtgaggcgagagtgaggctgagagtgaggcgaggtgaggcgagggtgaggcgacggtgaggcgacggtgaggcgagggtgaggcgaggatgagtcgagggtgaggcgaggatgaggcgaggatgagtcgagggtgaggcgaggatgagtcgagggtgaggcgaggatgagtcgagggtgaggcgagagtgagcgagagtgaggcgaggagtgaggcgagagtgaggctgagagtgaggcgaggagtgaggcgagagtgaggcgaggatgaggcgaggatgagtcgagggtgaggcgagagtgaggctGAGAGTGAGGCGAGGATGAGTCGAGGGTGAGGCggagtgaggcgagagtgaggcgaggagtgaggcgagagtgagcgagagtgaggcgagagtgagcgagagtgaggcgaggatgaggcgaggatgagtcgAGGGTGAGGCggagtgaggcgagagtgaggctgagagtgaggcgagagtgaggcgagagtgagcgagagtgaggcgagagtgagcgagagtgaggcgagagtgaggctGAGAGTGAGGCGAGGGTtgaggcgagggtgaggctgagggtgaggcgagggtgaggcgagggtgaggcgagagtgaggcgaggatgagggagggtgaggcgaggagtgaggcgagagtgaggcgaggatgagtcgaggtgaggcgagagtgaggctgagagtgaggcgaggatgagtcgagggtgaggcgaggatgagtcgagggtgaggcgaggatgaggcgagggtgaggcgaggatgagtcgagggtgaggcgaggatgagtcgagggtgaggcgagagtgaggctgaga
The Penaeus chinensis breed Huanghai No. 1 chromosome 22, ASM1920278v2, whole genome shotgun sequence DNA segment above includes these coding regions:
- the LOC125036854 gene encoding regulator of G-protein signaling 12-like isoform X3; this encodes MHNNRRRKKRPSYGVRTVEITKGKNGFGFTISGQAPCILSCIVPGSPAERAGLRPGDYLIAVNSQNVSKAPHDDVARLIGLSKLLKLQIAENYYSDSSDDEFVTVNRPKPKYPNRLRHKNQQTRAEKVVRDLQSGAIFSEHTAIHLGEAALLSDRDAWPESAFPPKAPLTPTPKGLTVSTSVSPVPEGLGGGDGGPAGVPSSTSPTRLRPDQIQLVMAEARQVTRTPRPMKEPQQQQQQQQQQQQQQQQQQQQQQQQQQQQQKQQSQQQQEHPPRPRHVVKKKDKSPKAKLRHHPQNLPPETVSQLAHHQHHHQQQQQHLQQQQQQQQQHLQQHLQQQQQHLQQQQHLQQQHSQQQLLHQQQLHPQQPQRQQSPVQQQLQQSQQQHSGMWVGVELPSGSGKEAYSVLTEQEINKLLYPTLAELQQQAAPNDLGEALYRAVVGYLGTIEMPKEPQGGSRLAAIRNCIRRLRIEKKVHTLVLMSVFTERVVLTSPHGLTLAQYPAERITFCGVYADDKKFFGLVTVHGASGDELSDGSQDGGSVSSSCHVFMVDPRMVQHADHARRAKNFRLECTPHPDAPHCQEFPDSADPILHSIMSLYRNRVGFHLDTGAPGLIDVEAQMSPQHSNTSSNSSNSDSGIGFRDDGGHHYHHNDRVFVVEVDDNQRMRIQNFQLVSNLRANLNDNLRSNIDNHRGNIENQRGNMDNHRGNMDNHRGNMDNHRGNMDNLRGNMDNHRGNIDIHRGNIDSHRGNLDNHRGNMDSHRGLDNHRSNMDNLRVNLDSHRANLDNLRPSSTDNFRSNLETHRVHLDNLRGSITAGYGGGVSASVTDSIANSLSANVLRANINDFNPSSANNLRAIASEKLLVSASENSSAKLLDNVRANVNDHLRVSVTDKVLGNVDNLRVSVSDAKRLSDLRASLAESRASLVDGRTSITDDLRAALEDEVRAGLHDGRTSGVDGRTSITDDTRLARDRGATKTPVADCSATPETGRLTVRAMPDPVGFERSPGFLSSSDTPVHVASMRHSMHKYLQHKQEHLVKVSQKINRRESDTGGIHPLSVRAFSPATTKASPPTPTVTASAQETLDLELSIKLSPKVFGVPQLPLGGALSPLRPRAPSERSYTRSLEDLRDSSTSDGVGGPLASGGCGSSFRDGSESDHGLDRLRHVPLTPLARLLHASENNLTRYGNIYPSEHHRGAFRAVAPRTHREPPAPLGVGVVPRMGGLVGVGALDSGDEHTENTENTGEQEGSQDVHPPTQDEFSHDSDSEQVDGGVEKKWTRSSSLRRTFHHSSHNSGHQQDPSAHSDTEIGKISAPHSLLDGDCGSVGGSVSSERGIDVGRVGAWASSFEKLLEDPAGLHTFAEFLKKEYSHENIYFWTACERYKRLSNPDELRAMAKEIFERHLCIGASEPVNVDSQARQDAQDGLHSPNEFLFAQAQKQIFNLMKFDSYSRFLKSNLYKDCVSRDIRGQTLPYPGDETLDSDLRIVQEDSHVKIKKSKSDADERRRKSLLPWHRKDRSKSKDRGEAEYRRRKKMGQRNPSESSSVRSDMSGSRTSLNSSDIALGRRAVSKESLTSGELGSLSGSEGCNRCRVILPDLSNSVVAVRPGESIQSPAYKLMEKTEDSSVLGGLEVRLEQRILFRLDLPNRKTVCVKAKPNKLANEVLKPILHKYGYKLDLMTIHKVGEEKGVNLKCHVNELDGDRLVVQTKEEVKEWGVEPARQKKRGSLDEITNRVFEDLLNGKSEQNFDELGVLDFDARSSRTDRSSDRSSGILGGFSRRNSLAPDKESNKKPRKPNSRSSVHENLGVRGMMPPPEHAIVTKRRGNNPANAKQENDELYEGLKRAQRSRLDDQRGTEINFELPDFLKCDQPQDKENQHAHLADQLLAHLECSFSEGGVIPSHQEAEDYFSMAHPEVWGGIPSSSGPHSANATLLAPDIDLDDFDDTLQGDESLCQVPLPETTSSSLHIDAPDFSPPPPIPMENSTVSAVSRMPPPSLLLSPPPLPPKPKLGGTRGPPPRPPSRQLHLLNPPTFSSTSDDDALHSNDAPIHITRQSHDKFNISFV
- the LOC125036854 gene encoding regulator of G-protein signaling 12-like isoform X2, which translates into the protein MHNNRRRKKRPSYGVRTVEITKGKNGFGFTISGQAPCILSCIVPGSPAERAGLRPGDYLIAVNSQNVSKAPHDDVARLIGLSKLLKLQIAENYYSDSSDDEFVTVNRPKPKYPNRLRHKNQQTRAEKVVRDLQSGAIFSEHTAIHLGEAALLSDRDAWPESAFPPKAPLTPTPKGLTVSTSVSPVPEGLGGGDGGPAGVPSSTSPTRLRPDQIQLVMAEARQVTRTPRPMKEPQQQQQQQQQQQQQQQQQQQQQQQQQQQQQKQQSQQQQEHPPRPRHVVKKKDKSPKAKLRHHPQNLPPETVSQLAHHQHHHQQQQQHLQQQQQQQQQHLQQHLQQQQQHLQQQQHLQQQHSQQQLLHQQQLHPQQPQRQQSPVQQQLQQSQQQHSGMWVGVELPSGSGKEAYSVLTEQEINKLLYPTLAELQQQAAPNDLGEALYRAVVGYLGTIEMPKEPQGGSRLAAIRNCIRRLRIEKKVHTLVLMSVFTERVVLTSPHGLTLAQYPAERITFCGVYADDKKFFGLVTVHGASGDELSDGSQDGGSVSSSCHVFMVDPRMVQHADHARRAKNFRLECTPHPDAPHCQEFPDSADPILHSIMSLYRNRVGFHLDTGAPGLIDVEAQMSPQHSNTSSNSSNSDSGIGFRDDGGHHYHHNDRVFVVEVDDNQRMRIQNFQLVSNLRANLNDNLRSNIDNHRGNIENQRGNMDNHRGNMDNHRGNMDNHRGNMDNLRGNMDNHRGNIDIHRGNIDSHRGNLDNHRGNMDSHRGLDNHRSNMDNLRVNLDSHRANLDNLRPSSTDNFRSNLETHRVHLDNLRGSITAGYGGGVSASVTDSIANSLSANVLRANINDFNPSSANNLRAIASEKLLVSASENSSAKLLDNVRANVNDHLRVSVTDKVLGNVDNLRVSVSDAKRLSDLRASLAESRASLVDGRTSITDDLRAALEDEVRAGLHDGRTSGVDGRTSITDDTRLARDRGATKTPVADCSATPETGRLTVRAMPDPVGFERSPGFLSSSDTPVHVASMRHSMHKYLQHKQEHLVKVSQKINRRESDTGGIHPLSVRAFSPATTKASPPTPTVTASAQETLDLELSIKLSPKVFGVPQLPLGGALSPLRPRAPSERSYTRSLEDLRDSSTSDGVGGPLASGGCGSSFRDGSESDHGLDRLRHVPLTPLARLLHASENNLTRYGNIYPSEHHRGAFRAVAPRTHREPPAPLGVGVVPRMGGLVGVGALDSGDEHTENTENTGEQEGSQDVHPPTQDEFSHDSDSEQVDGGVEKKWTRSSSLRRTFHHSSHNSGHQQDPSAHSDTEIGKISAPHSLLDGDCGSVGGSVSSERGIDVGRVGAWASSFEKLLEDPAGLHTFAEFLKKEYSHENIYFWTACERYKRLSNPDELRAMAKEIFERHLCIGASEPVNVDSQARQDAQDGLHSPNEFLFAQAQKQIFNLMKFDSYSRFLKSNLYKDCVSRDIRGQTLPYPGDETLDSDLRIVQEDSHVKIKKSKSDADERRRKSLLPWHRKDRSKSKDRGEAEYRRRKKMGQRNPSESSSVRSDMSGSRTSLNSSDIALGRRAVSKESLTSGELGSLSGSEGCNRCRVILPDLSNSVVAVRPGESIQVLLTRLLERRGISYSTFDVYQHKSDKLMEKTEDSSVLGGLEVRLEQRILFRLDLPNRKTVCVKAKPNKLANEVLKPILHKYGYKLDLMTIHKVGEEKGVNLKCHVNELDGDRLVVQTKEEVKEWGVEPARQKKRGSLDEITNRVFEDLLNGKSEQNFDELGVLDFDARSSRTDRSSDRSSGILGGFSRRNSLAPDKESNKKPRKPNSRSSVHENLGVRGMMPPPEHAIVTKRRGNNPANAKQENDELYEGLKRAQRSRLDDQRGTEINFELPDFLKCDQPQDKENQHAHLADQLLAHLECSFSEGGVIPSHQEAEDYFSMAHPEVWGGIPSSSGPHSANATLLAPDIDLDDFDDTLQGDESLCQVPLPETTSSSLHIDAPDFSPPPPIPMENSTVSAVSRMPPPSLLLSPPPLPPKPKLGGTRGPPPRPPSRQLHLLNPPTFSSTSDDDALHSNDAPIHITRQSHDKFNISFV
- the LOC125036854 gene encoding regulator of G-protein signaling 12-like isoform X1 produces the protein MHNNRRRKKRPSYGVRTVEITKGKNGFGFTISGQAPCILSCIVPGSPAERAGLRPGDYLIAVNSQNVSKAPHDDVARLIGLSKLLKLQIAENYYSDSSDDEFVTVNRPKPKYPNRLRHKNQQTRAEKVVRDLQSGAIFSEHTAIHLGEAALLSDRDAWPESAFPPKAPLTPTPKGLTVSTSVSPVPEGLGGGDGGPAGVPSSTSPTRLRPDQIQLVMAEARQVTRTPRPMKEPQQQQQQQQQQQQQQQQQQQQQQQQQQQQQKQQSQQQQEHPPRPRHVVKKKDKSPKAKLRHHPQNLPPETVSQLAHHQHHHQQQQQHLQQQQQQQQQHLQQHLQQQQQHLQQQQHLQQQHSQQQLLHQQQLHPQQPQRQQSPVQQQLQQSQQQHSGMWVGVELPSGSGKEAYSVLTEQEINKLLYPTLAELQQQAAPNDLGEALYRAVVGYLGTIEMPKEPQGGSRLAAIRNCIRRLRIEKKVHTLVLMSVFTERVVLTSPHGLTLAQYPAERITFCGVYADDKKFFGLVTVHGASGDELSDGSQDGGSVSSSCHVFMVDPRMVQHADHARRAKNFRLECTPHPDAPHCQEFPDSADPILHSIMSLYRNRVGFHLDTGAPGLIDVEAQMSPQHSNTSSNSSNSDSGIGFRDDGGHHYHHNDRVFVVEVDDNQRMRIQNFQLVSNLRANLNDNLRSNIDNHRGNIENQRGNMDNHRGNMDNHRGNMDNHRGNMDNLRGNMDNHRGNIDIHRGNIDSHRGNLDNHRGNMDSHRGLDNHRSNMDNLRVNLDSHRANLDNLRPSSTDNFRSNLETHRVHLDNLRGSITAGYGGGVSASVTDSIANSLSANVLRANINDFNPSSANNLRAIASEKLLVSASENSSAKLLDNVRANVNDHLRVSVTDKVLGNVDNLRVSVSDAKRLSDLRASLAESRASLVDGRTSITDDLRAALEDEVRAGLHDGRTSGVDGRTSITDDTRLARDRGATKTPVADCSATPETGRLTVRAMPDPVGFERSPGFLSSSDTPVHVASMRHSMHKYLQHKQEHLVKVSQKINRRESDTGGIHPLSVRAFSPATTKASPPTPTVTASAQETLDLELSIKLSPKVFGVPQLPLGGALSPLRPRAPSERSYTRSLEDLRDSSTSDGVGGPLASGGCGSSFRDGSESDHGLDRLRHVPLTPLARLLHASENNLTRYGNIYPSEHHRGAFRAVAPRTHREPPAPLGVGVVPRMGGLVGVGALDSGDEHTENTENTGEQEGSQDVHPPTQDEFSHDSDSEQVDGGVEKKWTRSSSLRRTFHHSSHNSGHQQDPSAHSDTEIGKISAPHSLLDGDCGSVGGSVSSERGIDVGRVGAWASSFEKLLEDPAGLHTFAEFLKKEYSHENIYFWTACERYKRLSNPDELRAMAKEIFERHLCIGASEPVNVDSQARQDAQDGLHSPNEFLFAQAQKQIFNLMKFDSYSRFLKSNLYKDCVSRDIRGQTLPYPGDETLDSDLRIVQEDSHVKIKKSKSDADERRRKSLLPWHRKDRSKSKDRGEAEYRRRKKMGQRNPSESSSVRSDMSGSRTSLNSSDIALGRRAVSKESLTSGELGSLSGSEGCNRCRVILPDLSNSVVAVRPGESIQVLLTRLLERRGISYSTFDVYQHKSDKSPAYKLMEKTEDSSVLGGLEVRLEQRILFRLDLPNRKTVCVKAKPNKLANEVLKPILHKYGYKLDLMTIHKVGEEKGVNLKCHVNELDGDRLVVQTKEEVKEWGVEPARQKKRGSLDEITNRVFEDLLNGKSEQNFDELGVLDFDARSSRTDRSSDRSSGILGGFSRRNSLAPDKESNKKPRKPNSRSSVHENLGVRGMMPPPEHAIVTKRRGNNPANAKQENDELYEGLKRAQRSRLDDQRGTEINFELPDFLKCDQPQDKENQHAHLADQLLAHLECSFSEGGVIPSHQEAEDYFSMAHPEVWGGIPSSSGPHSANATLLAPDIDLDDFDDTLQGDESLCQVPLPETTSSSLHIDAPDFSPPPPIPMENSTVSAVSRMPPPSLLLSPPPLPPKPKLGGTRGPPPRPPSRQLHLLNPPTFSSTSDDDALHSNDAPIHITRQSHDKFNISFV